CTGCTGGATGTGCCGGTCAGCCACTACACCATGTTCAACGGCCTGCGGAACACCGCGTGGGTCGAGCTGACCGCCATGCCGCGGCCGGATGGCGAGCTCGGCTGGTACCTCGGCGCCTTCAACGGCGAGCTGGTCGATGCCGGGCCCGCGCAGGCCGGGCTTGACGACGGAGGATCGGCCCGATGACCGGCGCGGGGGAGAAAGCGGCCGGGCGCGTCCAGGTCGTGGTGGACGAGTCGGCGTGCGTGGAGGAGTCCGTCGCCAAGCGGCATGGCATCACCGTGGTGCCGCTGGGGCTTGACGACGTCGACGGGGAGCAGACCACCTCGGCGATCGGTCCGCTGCCGCTGTGCGCGGCGTATGCGCGGGCGCTGGAGCGTGGTGGCGACGCCGGGGTGGTGGCGCTGCACCTGGGCAAGGGGCTGTCGGCGACGTGGTCGAATGCCGTGACCGCCGCGGCCGTGCTCGAGCGCGTGACCGTGGTGGATACGTCGATGGTCGGCGCCGGCATGGGCGCCGCCGCCGTCGCCGCCGCCAAGAAGGCCGCCGAGGGCGCGGATCTGGAGGAATGCGTCGCCGTCGCCGAAGACGTGCTGCGGCGCAACCGCCTGTGGCTGTACGTGCCCAAGCTCGAGCCGCTGCGCCGCGGCGGACGCATTTCCACCGGACAGGCGGTGCTGTCGACGGCGCTGGCGATCAAGCCGATCGTCGGCATCCAGGATGGGACGCTGGGGCTGGTGGCCAAGTGCCGCACCGAGGCGAAGGTGCTGGACAAGCTCGTCGTGCTCGCCGCCGCCGAGGCCGCGGGGCGTCCCGCGCACGTGATGCTGCACCACTCCGGGGCGCGTGAGCGCGTGGAGGAGCTGCACGCGATGCTGTCGCTGAAGCTGCCGAAGGGCTCGACCTTCGACATCGTGGACCTGCCGCCCGCGCTGGTCGCGCACACCGGCCCGGGCGCGTACGCCGTGGGCATGGTCGTGGCCGAGGAAGTCGGTGCCAGTGGTGGTGCCGGGGCTGCCGGCGCAGCTGGGGTTGCCGGAGTTGCCGGGGCCGCTGGGGTTGCCGGCGTGGCTGGGGCTGGTGGAGTTGCCGGCGCGGCCGGGGCGGGTGCCGCGACCGCGAATGGTGCCGGAGCCAATGGCGTCGGTGCAAATGGCGTGGGCGCCGGGAATGGCGCCGCGAACGTTGAGGGTGCAAACGGCGCGGGCGAGACCTTTTCACCCGACGCCGCTTCCGGTGTCGTCGCCGGTGCCCGTGCCGATGCGGCCGGTTCGGGAGACGACGCCGTTGGCGCGGACGGCAAGCCGTTGCCGCCCACCTCCGTGGTCGGGAGGGAGTCGTCGGCGCTGTTCACGACGGTCGCCGCGAAGCTGCCGACGTGGAGCGAGAACCGCCGCGCGGCCATCGAAAAGGCAGAGGCACTGGCGCATGCGATCGCCGAGCTGGCGCGACGCGATCACTCCGATCCCGAGGGCGCGGCGTTCGGTCGCCAGGCCCGCGAGGAGGCCGCCCGCAAGGCCGCCGAAAGGGCCAATGGCGACGTCGATGATGACGGGGCCGACAACTCCGGAACCGCCGCCAACGGGGCCGACAACTCCGGAACGACTACCTCAGGAACCACCTCCTCTGGAACCACTACCTCCGGAACGACTTCCACTGAAACCACCTCCTCCGGAAGCAACGATGTCGCCGTCAATGGCGACGCGGGCGGCGCCGCGAAGATGGACGGCGAAGGTGACGAGGGCGGCGTCGTAAAGCAGTAGCCGCAACGCTTTTCGGGGTTTTTCCACAGGGCCGGATTCATCCACAAACAGGGTGTTTTCGGCCCTTCGTCGTGGGCGGGCGAGGGGCGGCCGGGCCTAATCTGCGGCCGTGGATTCGTTGCGTTCGCGTTTGGGGGACCTGCTGGAGCCGGTGCCCGCCGAGGAGGCGATGCCCGTCGATTATTCGCGGCGGCGCATCGCGGTCAGCCGGCGCACCGTGGTGGCGGTGGCGATGGCCGGGGCGATGGTGCTCGCCGCGCTGGTCGCCGGGTGGGCGCTGTCGCGCGGGCCCGTGGTGGACATGCCGGTGGCGGATGCGTCGCTGGTGGGTTCGGGGGACGCGGGAGCCGGACGCGGCGGACCACGTGCGGGGGAAACGGGGAGGGGCCGGGCTGCGGGGAGGCCTGGGGATGGGGGCAGCGGCGCGGGCACGGGGGACGCGGGTGCGGCGGGCCCGTCGGGGGAGGTCGTCGCGCCGCCGGCGGAGATCATCGTGTCGGTGGTGGGGATGGTGCACCGTCCGGGCGTGGTGACCGTGCCCGGCGCCGCGCGCGTGGCCGACGCCATCCACGCCGCCGGCGGGATGTTGCCCGAGGCCAGCCCCGCCAGCGTGAACCTGGCGGCGCCGTTGGCGGATGGCCAGCAGATCCTCGTCGGCCCCGATCCGTTGCCGGAGTTGTCCACGGGTGGGACGGCGGCCGGTGGAGTGGGCGGTGATGGGGCCGGTGGTGCTGGGAGCGGTGGCGGTGCAGGAGTTGGTGGCGGCGCGGGACATGGCAGCGGCGCCGGGGGAGGTGGTGCCGGGGGTGGCGGCGCGGGGCTGGTCAACATCAACACGGCGACCGAGGCGGAGCTGGAAACCGTCACCGGAATCGGGCCGGCGACGGCGAAGAAGATCGTCGCGCACAGGGAGAAGAACGGCCCCTTCACCACCGTCGACCAACTCGAAGAGGTCCCCGGCATCGGCCCCGCGAAGCTGGAGGGCATGCGTTCCGAGGTGACGGTGTGACGCCATGACGCAGCCTCGGACGTACTCTCTCGCCGATCCCGCGCCGCCGCCACCGGATTCGGGCCCGGCGGTTCCGCGGCTCGGGCTCGACCTGCGCCTGCTGCCCGCCGCGGTGCTGGTCTGGGCCGCCACCGCCCTGGCTTTGGCCACTCCGCTGGGGTGGATGCTGCTGGTGGCCGCCGTGTTCACGGGGGCGGTGGCGTGGCGGCGGGATGCCCCGACGGTGGCGCTGCCGGCGGTGGCGGTGACCGTCGCCGTGATGGGCACGCTGCTGCGCCGAGCCCGCGCCGCCGCCCACCCCATCACAGAGAGCTTCGGCGCGACCACGCGCACGCGTCTGACCCTCACCACGACGCCGAAGGCCACCGAACACGGGGCGACCGTCGAGGCATCCATCGCGGGGCTGCCCGGCCGCGTCCGCGTCTTCGGCGATGAACGCCTGCTCGACCACGACCGGGGCACGGTGCTGGATGCGTACGCGGGGGTGTCGGCTTCGGAACGTCCGTCGTTGTCCGGGACGGTGGCGTCGGTGCGGGGGACGGTGGACGTCGTCAAGCATCCCGATGGCCACGTCGCCCGCGTCCGCGATGGCCTGCGCGAGGCCGCCGAGGCACTGCCCGCCGGGCCCGACCGGCTCATTCCCGCGATGACGCTGGGCGACGAGCGCGGTTTCGGCGCCGCCGACCGCGAGATGATGGCCGATTCCGGGCTCGCGCACCTGACGGCGGTGTCGGGGGCGAACGTGGCGCTGATCGTCGGGGCGGCGGTGTGGGCCTTCGCGTGGGCGCCGCCGCGGTGGCGGGTGGCGGTCGCGGCGGTGACGCTGGCGGCGTTCGTGACGGTGGTGGGCACCGAGCCATCCGTGCTCAGGGCGCTGGTCACCGGCGGCGTCGGCTTGCTCGCCGTGCTGCTCGGGCGGCGAGGGCAGGCGCTGCCCGCGTTGCTGGCGGGGACGATCGGGCTGGTGGTGGCGTTTCCGGACTTGGCCGTGTCCGTCGGGTTCGCGCTGTCGGTGGCGGCGACGGCGGGGCTGGTGCTCGCGGCGGCGCCGATGACGCACCGCTTGCTGCGCATCCCCGGCGTGGGCAGGGTGCCGGCGCCGATCGTGCGCGCGGCCGCCGTGGCGCTGACGGCGCACGTCGCGACGGTGCCCGTGCTCGCCCTCACCATCGGCGAGGTGTCGCACGTCTCCGTGCTGGCCAACCTCGCCGCGGCGCCCGCGGTGGCGCCCGTGACGGTGCTGGGGACGTTGGCCGCCGTCGCCGCGCTGCTGGGGTTGGGGCCGGTGGTCGCGGTGCTGGTGCACGTCGCCGCGCCCTTCGCGTGGTGGGTGTACGCGGTGGGGCACGCGGCGGCGGGGATGCCGGCGGCGTCGGGGAAGATGGGAGCGATCGGGCTGGCGGTGTTCCTCGCGGTGGCGGTGGCGGCGATCGCGTGGCCGGCCGTCGCCGCCGCGGTGACGGTGGTGGCGGTGGGAGCGGCGGCGGTCGTCGTCACCCTGGGATGGCACATTCCCGTCGCCCCTCCCGGCTGGATCGCCGGCGCCTGCGTCGATGGCGGGCGAGTTCGGGTGGTCGCCGCGGCCCCGCTTGACGACGCCCACCTCGACGCCCTTCCCCGCCCCTGCCGATTGGTGCTCGGGAGGGGAGCGGCGGGGAAGCAAGGCGAGGGCGAAGAAGCTGCGCTCGGAGCCGATGGCGGCGCCGGGCGTGCGGGCTGGGCCCCTCCTACTTCAGCGGAACTGACGGTGCATGCGACGCTCGATGACGTGGAGAAAGCCGCCCGGGATGAGGCGGGACCACGGCCGCGGTGGTTCGTCGTCAAGCATTGCGGCGATCGGGCGCGCGCCCGCATCCGCACCAGTGACGGCATCCCCGTGGTGTGCCCCGCCCGCGACGGCACCCATGCGCTGTACCCGGACGGCGCGACGTGGAGAAGCGGCGCCGGGAAGGGCCGCTCCGGGAAAGACCGATCCGGGGCGTCTGGCACGATGGGGGAGTGACTCAGACGATGCCCGCACCGGTGAATGTGATCGTCGGCAAGGAAGGGCTGCTCATCGACCGCGCCCGATTGGCCATCATCGCCGCCGTGCGCCGCACCGCCGCCACCCCCGGCGACCCCGAGGGGCGGGCGGTGCCCATCACCGACCTGCGCGGCGGCGACGTGACCACCACCGAGCTGGTCGAACTGCTCAGCCCGTCGCTGTTCGGCGAGGACCGCATCATCGTGCTCACCGACTGCGACGCCGCGGGCAAGGAACCGGCGGACCTCATCGTGCAGGCCGCCGGGGACCCCGCGCCGGGCATCACGCTGATCCTGCAGCACTCGGGGGAGGGGCGGCAGAAGAAGATGGTCGCCGCGCTGCGCAAAACCGGAGCGCAGCTTTTCGAGGCGCACCCCATCAAACGCAACGACCTCCCCGGTTTCGTGCGCGGCGAGTTCCAGGCGCACCGGCTGCGGGTGTCGCCCGACGTCATCGATGCACTGCTGGATTCGGTGGGGTCGGACCTGCGGGAACTGGCGACGGCCGTGTCGCAGCTGGTGTCGGACACCGGCGGCAACGTCACCGTCGACGCCGTGCGCACCTACTACGGGCGCACCGCCGAGGTGTCGGGTTTCGAGGTCGCCGAGTTGGCCCTGACCGGCCGCGGTTCCGAGGCGCTGGCGTTGGCGCGCCGGGCGATGCAGCTGGGCGTGCCCCATGTGCTGCTGGCGTCGGCGCTGTCGGGGATGGTCGGCGACGTCGCCCGATTGCATGCGGCGCGGGGCGTGAGCAGCCGCGACGCCGGCACCTACGGCATGCCGCCGTGGAAGCTGGAGAAGACCCACCGGTTGGCCACGCGGTGGTCCACGCCGGCGATCGCGCAGGCGGCGCAGATCATCGCCGAGCTGGACGCCGGCGTGAAGGGTTGGGCCGCCGATCCGGAATACGCGGTGGAGAAGGCCGTCACGGACATCGCCGCGCTGGCGAAGGGCTCGCACCGGCGGTAGTCGGAGGGGTGGTGGGCGTGCCATCAATGGAGGAGCTGCCCCACCACGCAAAGATAAGCGCCCCCGCCGAACAAATCGGCGGGGGCGCTCGAAGGCTGCGGCGTCCGATGCGGGACGCCGGCCGTCGTCAAGCCAGGGGAATTAGCCCTCGATCTTGTTGACGGACTTCGCCAGCGCGGACTTCTTGTTCGCCGCGTTGTTGCGGTGGAAGACGCCCTTGGACACGGCCTTGTCGAGCTTGCGGGAAGCGACGCGCAGCTGAGCCTCGGCGGCGGTCTTGTCGCCGGCCTCGACGAGCTCGCGGAGCTTGCGGATCTCGGTGCGCACCTCCGAGCGGACGGCCTGGTTGCGCAGGCGGGCCTTCTCGTTGGTCTTGTTGCGCTTGATCTGGGACTTGATGTTAGCCATGTGAATACCTCTTGTATCCGTAGTCG
This genomic stretch from Corynebacterium hansenii harbors:
- the holA gene encoding DNA polymerase III subunit delta, which translates into the protein MTQTMPAPVNVIVGKEGLLIDRARLAIIAAVRRTAATPGDPEGRAVPITDLRGGDVTTTELVELLSPSLFGEDRIIVLTDCDAAGKEPADLIVQAAGDPAPGITLILQHSGEGRQKKMVAALRKTGAQLFEAHPIKRNDLPGFVRGEFQAHRLRVSPDVIDALLDSVGSDLRELATAVSQLVSDTGGNVTVDAVRTYYGRTAEVSGFEVAELALTGRGSEALALARRAMQLGVPHVLLASALSGMVGDVARLHAARGVSSRDAGTYGMPPWKLEKTHRLATRWSTPAIAQAAQIIAELDAGVKGWAADPEYAVEKAVTDIAALAKGSHRR
- the rpsT gene encoding 30S ribosomal protein S20; its protein translation is MANIKSQIKRNKTNEKARLRNQAVRSEVRTEIRKLRELVEAGDKTAAEAQLRVASRKLDKAVSKGVFHRNNAANKKSALAKSVNKIEG
- a CDS encoding ComEA family DNA-binding protein, producing MDSLRSRLGDLLEPVPAEEAMPVDYSRRRIAVSRRTVVAVAMAGAMVLAALVAGWALSRGPVVDMPVADASLVGSGDAGAGRGGPRAGETGRGRAAGRPGDGGSGAGTGDAGAAGPSGEVVAPPAEIIVSVVGMVHRPGVVTVPGAARVADAIHAAGGMLPEASPASVNLAAPLADGQQILVGPDPLPELSTGGTAAGGVGGDGAGGAGSGGGAGVGGGAGHGSGAGGGGAGGGGAGLVNINTATEAELETVTGIGPATAKKIVAHREKNGPFTTVDQLEEVPGIGPAKLEGMRSEVTV
- a CDS encoding DegV family protein produces the protein MTGAGEKAAGRVQVVVDESACVEESVAKRHGITVVPLGLDDVDGEQTTSAIGPLPLCAAYARALERGGDAGVVALHLGKGLSATWSNAVTAAAVLERVTVVDTSMVGAGMGAAAVAAAKKAAEGADLEECVAVAEDVLRRNRLWLYVPKLEPLRRGGRISTGQAVLSTALAIKPIVGIQDGTLGLVAKCRTEAKVLDKLVVLAAAEAAGRPAHVMLHHSGARERVEELHAMLSLKLPKGSTFDIVDLPPALVAHTGPGAYAVGMVVAEEVGASGGAGAAGAAGVAGVAGAAGVAGVAGAGGVAGAAGAGAATANGAGANGVGANGVGAGNGAANVEGANGAGETFSPDAASGVVAGARADAAGSGDDAVGADGKPLPPTSVVGRESSALFTTVAAKLPTWSENRRAAIEKAEALAHAIAELARRDHSDPEGAAFGRQAREEAARKAAERANGDVDDDGADNSGTAANGADNSGTTTSGTTSSGTTTSGTTSTETTSSGSNDVAVNGDAGGAAKMDGEGDEGGVVKQ
- a CDS encoding ComEC/Rec2 family competence protein: MTQPRTYSLADPAPPPPDSGPAVPRLGLDLRLLPAAVLVWAATALALATPLGWMLLVAAVFTGAVAWRRDAPTVALPAVAVTVAVMGTLLRRARAAAHPITESFGATTRTRLTLTTTPKATEHGATVEASIAGLPGRVRVFGDERLLDHDRGTVLDAYAGVSASERPSLSGTVASVRGTVDVVKHPDGHVARVRDGLREAAEALPAGPDRLIPAMTLGDERGFGAADREMMADSGLAHLTAVSGANVALIVGAAVWAFAWAPPRWRVAVAAVTLAAFVTVVGTEPSVLRALVTGGVGLLAVLLGRRGQALPALLAGTIGLVVAFPDLAVSVGFALSVAATAGLVLAAAPMTHRLLRIPGVGRVPAPIVRAAAVALTAHVATVPVLALTIGEVSHVSVLANLAAAPAVAPVTVLGTLAAVAALLGLGPVVAVLVHVAAPFAWWVYAVGHAAAGMPAASGKMGAIGLAVFLAVAVAAIAWPAVAAAVTVVAVGAAAVVVTLGWHIPVAPPGWIAGACVDGGRVRVVAAAPLDDAHLDALPRPCRLVLGRGAAGKQGEGEEAALGADGGAGRAGWAPPTSAELTVHATLDDVEKAARDEAGPRPRWFVVKHCGDRARARIRTSDGIPVVCPARDGTHALYPDGATWRSGAGKGRSGKDRSGASGTMGE